TGTTGTGATAAAAATGGACTGAAGAAAGGTCCATGGACTCCAGAGGAAGATCAAAAACTCATTGAGTATATTCAAGTTCATGGCCCTGGAAACTGGAGAAATCTCCACAAGAATGCTGGTAAATAATTCATATATCCACCTTTTAATTTATATGATATGAAACGGAGGCGGATTCAAGATTTAAATATTTTGAGTtcaacttttaagattttcaGCATTAAGCTCATTATACTGTTAAAAATATGGGTTCGGATATAATAGGACATTTCAATAGGTTTTTATATCGTGTcaaaaattatgggttcaaataAACCACACCTGACATGAAGataaaccatatatatatatatatatatatatatatatatatatccttacGAATAATATATATGTGTTCTAATATTTCAATCAAAAATTGTTTGCAGGACTACAAAGGTGTGGCAAGAGTTGTCGTCTTAGATGGACTAATTATTTGAGACCTGATATTAGGAGAGGAAGATTCTCctttgaagaagaagaaactaTTATCCAACTTCACAGTGTTTTTGGCAACAAGTACGATCATATCTATTATActttttctttcaatctttcatcatTAGTTTCTCCTTATACGTTATTTATTCAAAGATCTTTACCACACTTTCATCTAAAATTTTAACGTGTCAACGAGAGTACATCACTTTTATTTGCCTGATTAAGTTTTCAACGCGATCAGCTGTTACTGAGAGAGTACACTTTTATTTACCTAATTATCACGTTTTAACACGTCTCTTACATACAGACATGATTATTCATGGTCAAACACATAAAAATTTCTTTTTCATAATCTGTGACGTTAAGACTTAAACCACTACCTGTGTTTGTTttagtacaacaacaataacaacatatgcaGTATATTTTTATAAGTGGGTCTGTGAAGGGTAGTATATTCGCAGACCTTATACCCCTAGCTTTAGAGAGattatttccggtagaccctcaGCTCAAGGACTGTGTTTGTTCTAGTATTATATTTAATTAGGTTACCACctcatttaaaaataaataaactgTTAGAGATAGCATATTGTTATTTACATAATTATGCTTTAACCTTCTTGACCCTAAATTAAATCTAATATGTTTATACCTATGTTTATTTTAGGTGGTCAGCAATAGCGGCTCGTTTGCCAGGAAGAACAGATAATGAAATCAAGAATTACTGGAATACACACATTAGAAAAAGGCTTTTGAGAATGGGCATTGATCCAGTAACACACAGACCTCGTCTTGATTTCTTAGATTTATCATCACTTCTCAACTCAACTCAGCTTAATCTTTCCAGTTTACTTGGATTACAAGCACTCGTAAACCCTGAAATCTTAAAACTTGCAAATTCCCTCTTAGTACCCCAAACTGAAAATCCAGAATTGTTATTACAAAAAATTCAAGAAAACCAGTTATTGAATGGACAACTTCAAAACTCTCAAGGGCCAAATATTCTAAATAATCAGACCTCTATCTTCCAATATAATAATCAAC
The DNA window shown above is from Nicotiana tomentosiformis chromosome 8, ASM39032v3, whole genome shotgun sequence and carries:
- the LOC104101367 gene encoding transcription factor MYB41-like, whose product is MGRTPCCDKNGLKKGPWTPEEDQKLIEYIQVHGPGNWRNLHKNAGLQRCGKSCRLRWTNYLRPDIRRGRFSFEEEETIIQLHSVFGNKWSAIAARLPGRTDNEIKNYWNTHIRKRLLRMGIDPVTHRPRLDFLDLSSLLNSTQLNLSSLLGLQALVNPEILKLANSLLVPQTENPELLLQKIQENQLLNGQLQNSQGPNILNNQTSIFQYNNQLHNQVPEIPNCTPNVSCSSSHQSMNGPIFQENMMLPLQYYSNYSASDASENSTFRSLNSSSNQNSQNFSFDTPLSSGIEEEKESYCSNFMKFEIPESLDFDDLL